DNA sequence from the Candidatus Limnocylindrales bacterium genome:
GCGACGGAATCTGCATCTCATCACACGGACATCAGTGGCTCAAGGTTGGGCGCGCGAAGAGGCCGTCGCTGGGAGCGTTTTTGTGCGGGCAGTTCAGTCCGGGGGAGCGGGCTCGGTTACGGCGATGGGCTCGGGAGACTTCGAGTAGATGCGATCGCCCTGGTTGGAGCCGTCGGCATTGGCGGCGTTGGCGACCGCGAAGAACGCGACCTTCCCAGCATCGGCCGCCGGGGCGATCCATGCGAAGCTCCAGGAGGCGCCGCCGCTCTGGCCGATGGCGGTGCCGCCGTAGGAATGTCCGAGGTAGGTGCGCCCGGCAACCATCCCGGTGATCAGCTGCGTCGTGGCGGAATCGGTCACGACCAGCTCGCCGGCACCCTGCAGCGACGGAAGCGAGACCGCGGTTACCTGAAAGCCCCAGCGAGCGACCTCCGGATCAGGATGGGCGATACGGAAGGTCAGCGCGTAGGTCTTACCGGGTTGATAGGCCGCGGGTACGCCTTCGATCGTGATGGTGCCCTTGTCGTCCGGATTCAGCGCCGAGGATGTATGGCAGGAGATGCAGGTCGGCTCGGCCTCCACTCCGGCTCCTGCCGGTATCCCGGAGCTGCCCGGCTGTGGTCCGGTGGAAACGGCCAGCGCCGAGCCCACCGGCGCCGCGGCCAGCGCCGCGGTGATTGCGACGACGGAAAGAAGACTACGGCCCGCGCCCATCCTCACGCTCCATTCACCGGCGTCGCTGCGCGCAGCCACGCCATCGCCGCGCCGCCGGCCGCGGCCCCGCACTGGAAGCCCAAAGACGACAGGCCAGCATCCTCCTCATCGTTTCCCGATCCGTCCAGAGCGAGCAACGCCAGGCGACGGTGCTGCAGCGAGGGCAGCTGCCAGCCGGGAATGCGGGGAACGACGCAGCGGTCGACGATCACTGCCGCGACCTCACCGATGTCATGAGCAGCCAGCGCGAGCGCGAGCGCCGCACCCTGTCCCTGGCCGAGCAGGACCAGCGGCGGGAGCCGCTCCAGCAGCGCCTCGAGTTGCGCCAGCGCATCACCGAAGCTTGCCGGCTCGGGACGCTCCGCCTCGCTTCCGAGATACCAGGCGTAGCCGGCATAGGCGGACGCGCCGCGATAGTTGCTCAGGAGCGGGTTGCAAGGCCGTGCCGCCTGCGGCGCCAGCAGCGAGGGCTGCGCACCCAGCACCATGCGCGCGTAGCGGATCGCCTGCTCGGCATCGCCGCCGCGATCGTGCAGCGCGACGACGAGGGGCAGATCATCCGCAGCGGTGCCGGCGCTCTGACGCGTGAGCAGCGCGAACGAGGCATGCGGCGCCGCGGCCACCATCATTGCCATTGCCAGGAGCAGCGCGAGGAACCGTGCGGCTGGATCGGGCCCATCAACGCCATCCAACGGTGCAGCCATGCCGCGCGGTGCAGCGCGATCCATAGACGTTGAGGGTCCCGCGTCATTGTGGCGCTGGGCTCATGCAACGGCTTTATCAGCTGCCACCGCCGCCGCCTTCGCGGCGAGGTACGCGAACGTCATGGCGGGGCCGAGGGTGCCGCCGCCGCCGTAGTAGTAGGGACCGGTGGGCGAGGCGATGCAGTTGCCGGCGCCATACAGACCCGGAATGGGATTGCCGTTCGCGTCGAGGATCTCGCCCTTGGCATTGATGACGGGGCCGCCGTTGGTATCCAGCGTTCCGCTGGCAAGGATGATCGCGTACAGCGGCCCGTCTGTGGACATCGGATGCATGGTCGGGTTCGGGGTCATGCCGAGCTCGTGCGGCGTGCCCTGGTTCGGGAACGACCAGACGCGAGAGTGCCACAGGCGGTCGTAGAGCATGCGGCCGCGGCCGAAGTCGTCGTCGACGCCGCTGCTGGCGTAGCCATTGAAGGTCGCGATCTGCGATCGCAGCGTGTCGGCGAAGCTGGATGCGAGGGCCAGGCCACCGGTGCGTGTCGCGATCCGTGCCAGGCGGTCGCCGATGTTCCTGGCCAGCTCCTCGACGTTGGCGCCCTTGATCACGTACGGCGCCTGCGTGCCCGCCGGCGGCAGCGGAAAGCGGCCGCCGAACAGCTCCGCCGTGCGCTGGTCATAGACCATGAACAGCACGAGGTTGGTCCATTCGTGGCGCGTGGGATCCCAGATGAAATGGACGCGCGTGCGCTCGTTGTAGTTGCTCGTCTCGTTGACGACGCGCTGGCCGTAGCGGTTGACCAGCATCATGGAGTCGCCGGGCGGCATGAATACGTCATCGGGCGTGCTCGAGAACTGCAGCGCCTGCTCCAGCACGATCTGCGCGCGCCAGGCCGAGCTCATCTGGCCGAGGCGCGCGCCGGCCGCGGTCGCCATGTAAACGAAGTCGCCTTCGTTGGTCGGCACGGCGCAGCCGCCGAATACGGGCCCGGGCTGGAACTGCAGCACCAGGTCCTTGTTGTTGGTGAAGCCGCCGCTGCCGAAGATGACGCCTTTCCTGGCGCGCAGCCGCACCCTGGTCTTGTCCATCTTCGTGGCCTCGATGCCGATCACTTCACCCCTGCCATTGCGCAGCAGCGAGGTGACGCGGTGGCCGAGCAGGATCGGCACGCCGCGCTTTTCGAGGGCGACCTTGAGCTGGCGCATCATCTCGTCGCCGAGCCCGAAGCTGCCATCCTCCTTGCGCGCCCACAGGCGCCGGTCCACCGGCTGCTTGTCCTCGGTGGCCTCTTCAAAGTAGTCGGGCATGGCGCCGAAAGGCTTGTCGGCGGGCATCGAGTGCA
Encoded proteins:
- a CDS encoding FAD-dependent oxidoreductase; translated protein: MSGKDRDTEAQPNDPARISRRDFLRLAGVAAAGASGAGALGTTVVHAQDAGTFDQEFDVLAVGSGAAGAVAAVIAHEAGAKVALVEKALLFGGTTAKSGGVYWIPNNRFLREAGVVEQREETLRKMARFSYMHMFNEKDARAGLPHNEWALLEALYDNGPIVIDELDRIGALHSMPADKPFGAMPDYFEEATEDKQPVDRRLWARKEDGSFGLGDEMMRQLKVALEKRGVPILLGHRVTSLLRNGRGEVIGIEATKMDKTRVRLRARKGVIFGSGGFTNNKDLVLQFQPGPVFGGCAVPTNEGDFVYMATAAGARLGQMSSAWRAQIVLEQALQFSSTPDDVFMPPGDSMMLVNRYGQRVVNETSNYNERTRVHFIWDPTRHEWTNLVLFMVYDQRTAELFGGRFPLPPAGTQAPYVIKGANVEELARNIGDRLARIATRTGGLALASSFADTLRSQIATFNGYASSGVDDDFGRGRMLYDRLWHSRVWSFPNQGTPHELGMTPNPTMHPMSTDGPLYAIILASGTLDTNGGPVINAKGEILDANGNPIPGLYGAGNCIASPTGPYYYGGGGTLGPAMTFAYLAAKAAAVAADKAVA
- a CDS encoding choice-of-anchor V domain-containing protein, whose translation is MGAGRSLLSVVAITAALAAAPVGSALAVSTGPQPGSSGIPAGAGVEAEPTCISCHTSSALNPDDKGTITIEGVPAAYQPGKTYALTFRIAHPDPEVARWGFQVTAVSLPSLQGAGELVVTDSATTQLITGMVAGRTYLGHSYGGTAIGQSGGASWSFAWIAPAADAGKVAFFAVANAANADGSNQGDRIYSKSPEPIAVTEPAPPD